A segment of the Salminus brasiliensis chromosome 1, fSalBra1.hap2, whole genome shotgun sequence genome:
ACTGCGGGACGCTATTCAGAATGGAAAAAGCGCAACTGAATCATCGTTCTACTCTGTGAAACTAGCGAGACAGCACCTTAAAGTGCAGAGGAGTATTGGAAAGGCTAGAAAAGTACTGCTAGAGGCCATCGAAAAAGATGAGGTAAGGATAAATTACGGCCATAGCCATGGCCAAGTTGCGCTGAGTAGTTATATACATGTTATATGAAAGTCTTTTTAGCAGTGGAAAAGTTTAGTGAGCCTGACCTGCAGAGTCTACTGTAACATTGGAACTTTAAACGTCTTGACTGAGTAGTGTATGAACTGTGTTTCAGACCAGTCCTAAGCTGTATTTGAACTTGCTGGAGCTGGAGTACAGTGGGGATGTGCAGCAGAATGAAGCAGAAATCCTAGCATGCTTTGATCGAGCCATCAACAGCCCAATGCCTTTGGAGTCACGTGTCACTTTCTCACAACGCAAAGTGGACTTTCTTGAGGACTTTGGCAGTGATATAAATGTGTAAGTAAATTCTTGTAATATTCTCATTTTCATCCATGTTTGGTTTTCTTGTACATGTAAAACATATTTCCAGGAACATCAGTCAAAATGAGGTTTATGAGCCATATCCTGAAGGTGATGCAGAAACACTTGGTAGAATGTCTGACTGGTCCTGGTTTGTTGCTCTAGGGGAAAAGCGATGAATTAATTTTCATACACTAAAACATTTTGCTTCTGTTCAGGTTTGTGACCGCATATGAACAACATCAGAAACTTCTGAAAGAACAAGAATccacaaaaagaaaagcagagaaTGGGTGAGTACCTCCTGaaactgtttgtttatttattatttcaaaatatatatatatttttttcagtgGTATTATCTGCATGCTTTAAAATGCCGGTCATGTTCACTTATGCAGGTCTCAAGAGCCAGACTCGAAAAGGCAGCGTGTGGATGATGCCTCTGCAGCATCAGGCCAAATGATGCCTGACATGCAAGCCAACCATGGGTACAACTATAACAACTGGTATCAGGTTAGTGTTTGCTCGGCTACTGTATGGAAAGGGCTGAAGAATCTGGTCAATGGGCAGTCAATTTTGAGTACTGATCTATGGTCGTTAGCTAGCGTTAAGCATTAAAATGGGGTGTTATTAAATTTCACTTTTTCTACCAAGAGAATGCATCGGTCAAGCTCAGTCTGCTTGATCCCACAAGCACCATCCAATCATGTGACCAGTATGAGTACTGGTCATAGAGTGCTATGGAGACACAGGTTGTTCAGGACTAGTTTGATGcttaaggttttttttaaatttgtttttattttttttttaaatgatctaaTTACTGTCCTTTTTGCATCTTTACAGCAATACAACACATGGGGAACCCAGAACTCCTGGGGCCAGTATGGCCAGTATCAGTACAACCAGTACTACCCTCCACCCCCCACATGATGACCTGAAGTGTGATTGAACTTTGTCCTTTTTATCCATTCTTACTGATTCTCATTGACATTCTCAGTCATTTGACCGTTTACTTTGTGTTTCGAGCATGTGCGTTGCAGATGAGTTTTCCTTCTGTGGAGAAAGTGCAAATAAGTTTAATTTTAGCTTGGTTTAGTGTGGTCTCTTTTTGGAAATTTAGTAGATCGACCCTTTTTGTATGAAAAAATCTCAACCTTAATTCGTTAACCTTAACTCTGCTCTCCTAAATGTGATCGTGTTTTCAGAGCCAAAAGTGAAATGAAGTTTTTAGTTTGACCTTTTGAATTTCATAATAAAGAGATTGATATCCTTGACTCCTTGTCATTTCTGTCTGATGTACTTCTCTTAGTCACATCTAATTCCATTTGTTCATAATTCTTAGGAGCAGTGGAGCACAAAGCCTTTCAGAGGTGTTGCCTGTTAATTACATGAGAATCACTGCTGTTTAGTAGATAAAGAATGACTGGTAATAGATAAGCTAGTCTGGCTGCGCACCTTTTTAATAGTAAAGCTTTATTAGCAAGAGGAAGCTCAGTAGATGGGGAGTTTAGTTTTGAGGCAGAAATAGCAGTCAGAGTTTTTAAACCTGGACGCCTGATTGTGtggatttatgtatttatttttaaattttatttatgctTAAGTGTTTCAGCTTAATTTAAGGCCAGTGTAAATAATGTAGCAAGCCCAGATGCTGACCAATGCTCAGAATTTCATGCAGGTGTAAGTTGGGGGCGGTGTATCAGTAAATAGAATTAGTCTGTACCTCAGTTAAGTTTAATCTTAAAGTTCAGGATTGTTCTGCTGTAATGTTCTCTCAAGCTTCTATAAGTTGGCCTTGTCTTTGGGTTTGGGTTCACAAGTCTTTGAGGCACAGTGTAAAATGTCCTTTTTGTGatatatataactaatattAATGCAAAAAAGTTCCCAGCTGATCTTTACCACACGTCCACAAACACCCACAAGATGCAGTGAGTGATATGTAATAGATTATTTTCTTCTGCTAACATTAACTGTAATGCAAATACTTTTGCATGTAATCCTGATGGCCATATTTACTATTTGTCACAAACTTTTTTCCTGATGTTTAAAAGTATATTTTCCAGTGTGATCACACGTTTTTCTGACATGTCTTTTTTTATCAGTCCAAACAGAAAATATGTGCAAAATTTATAATTTCCAAATCAATAATATTTttgtgaaaacacttttttttggaAGTATTTTGGAAGGAAGGGAGCAGCAACACTGTGCCCCCTTTTGCTACAGCATAACATGAAccgtgaagatttgattgcatgcagccaCAATAGCATTAATGAGATCAGGTACTGATCATGTACTGTTTTCAACACAGCTCACTGGACACGATTTAAACATCAATGTGAGTTAATGTACCTTAACTGACTACCTGCTCTTACGCCCTGCATATTTATTCCCCCGACATAAACTCATGGCATCTGCGTGCTTTAGTGGGGATTGGGCAGAGCTGAACTACTGTACACTGAATAAGGGGATATGTATAAAGGCATTGTTAGAAAAAGTAGGAAGGTTACAGGATGTGGGCcctttaaagcagctgaatgtacTGATTAGCAGCGTCTTCATTCTTTTGGACAATTTCAGTCGTGGTAGGCCTGCTAAGGAAGAGCCGCTGTGTCCGCAGGTTTCCCCTCCAACCAAACAGCAGAAGCTCGTACGACCAAGGGTCTTCAAGACTGAGGCCAACTTATTAAACGTGTAGACAGAAAATGCTAGGAAGACAGATCTTCAGCCATACCGCTCCTCTCTGAATAATATTGGCGACCCCTGGCCTCACGGGGGGTGTCGTCTACACGTGACGTATGCTCTTCCCGGCACTCTTTCTCCTACACATGCGCACACCGGGCTCTGCGCAGGTCCTTTTTTCGCTCAGTGTGGATCGACGAGCACCGTGCGGTGTAAGGCCCGTCTCTAACTTCATTAATTTATCCATTTAAGCTTTCAGAGTCGCGTCTGAATGCGTTTACGAGTCTGTCTTAAACCTTAGAAAACATGCTTGGCAAGTTTCTGTGTCGATATGTGGCAAATTGAGAATGTTTGGCTAGTTTTCTGACCTCGTGTCTCTGGCGAGTCGTGTAGCCAGTGAGCTAAGcccagttagctagctagctaggcgACGCTAAAGCTAAGGCCCGCACTCACTCACTGCAGTTGGCGTGTACTTTTCTCCCGCACTGTAAATCGCTTTGGTTGTGCACTTTGAGATTTTTTCGTGGTTGTTTAATAAGTTTAGACTACTGTTATGTAAAAGTAAAGCTAACTTCCGTTGAAATATCTCCCTTCACCTAACGTTAGCTCGTTAGTGTGTAGATGGAGGTTCGTTATGTAGCTAACGATAATGCTGCATCGGTTTTTATCAAGACAGTGGATGGATTAGCAGAACAGAAGAGACAGCTATCAGACCATAACATTTATACCTTCTGTAATCTCGTTAGAAAGTGGTTGCTATTAGAATAGAGGCTCCGGAGCAGTCACACATGAGCTGACGGTCTCCATGTGACGggcaggggtataaagcacccctcccagcattgggctgtagagctgtgggactgtgttctccaTCCAGTAGCTTTGGAACGAGTTCGAGGGGTGTTTGTGAGCCATAACTAAGCATCCAACACCAGTACCTGGCCTCAATTACGCTCaggtggctaaatgcaatcaaatcctcacattgGTGTTATAACAACTGATGCACAGGCTTCTGCCCTTTTTCCTGGACTACAAACCCATGGAAGGCCATCTTTTAATATTCTCTTGCTCCTCTTCCAGCTATGAATGTCAAATGGGATCCTTTAAAATTAGGGTTGGGGAATGCCAAGCTAGTAATTAGTGTTTTCTGCTGCTGTCATGCACAAATCTTGTATTGAAAATGGCAACTGTACAGGAGAAAGAAACTTGAACTGAAAGTCTACATAAAGATGTTGTTCAAAGTAATTTTATAGCTTTTCTGTTGCTCCATTCGACATGGAAATTGACTCCACCCTAAGGGCAATCTGATTCAAATGATGGTGATAAACTGTAAAAATGGACATATAAGGCTTTTGCATGACTGTGGGAATATGCTGAATGTATGAAACTTTCATGTTGAGGTAAATTGGAATGCATAGGTTTAGTTGGTGTTTTTAGGCTTTTGAAATGAAGCCTAAATATGCGAGTAAATGGTGAAAGTAAACTGCTTGAAATGACTGAAAAATAACAATCTCCTCATTTCCCACACCCTCAGAAATCACCATGCAGCTCTTCGTGCGTGCACAGAACCTACACACCCTTGAGGTGACAGGACAGGAGACTGTCCAGGACATAAAGGTGAGTAATGTATTATCACCTTTGAATGCAATTGCATTATCTCGGAGTACTGCCCATTATTTATGTTTGTGTGAAGAAAACTAACAAAAGCTGTTCTGTTTCTTAGGCCCATGTCCAAACATTGGAAGGTCTGTCTGTGGAGGACCAGGTCCTTATGCTGGCTGGTACCCCACTGGAAGATGATGCTACCCTTCTGAACTGTGGTGTTTTGGAGCACTGCACCCTGGAGGTGGCTGGCAGACTTCTGGGAGGCAAGTATAGGCTTTGCCAAAGTAACATGGCAGAATTAAAGCCACTTTTTTTATCTTGACTCTTTTGAAGGAGATGCATGAATTATTTGAGGATTTTTGCCTCAATTTGAGTGAACTTCCTGCTCTTAAACAGGCAAAAGAATATTGTATCTCATAAGTTTAGGTTCATTTGATATTGTCTACTAAAACAGACTTCAGATTTCTACTTACGATGTAGTTTGGAAGTAATGGGCCTTGTTCTTTGCGTTCTTCATAGGTAAGGTACACGGTTCTCTGGCTCGTGCCGGTAAAGTGCGAGGACAGACACCCAAGGTGAGTGCAAAGGCCATGCTTTGCTTTTAAGCTGTTTGAGGCAGTTCCAAGTCATGGTAATCCTCAT
Coding sequences within it:
- the faua gene encoding FAU ubiquitin like and ribosomal protein S30 fusion a — translated: MQLFVRAQNLHTLEVTGQETVQDIKAHVQTLEGLSVEDQVLMLAGTPLEDDATLLNCGVLEHCTLEVAGRLLGGKVHGSLARAGKVRGQTPKVDKQEKKKKKTGRAKRRIQYNRRFVNVVPTFGKKKGPNANS